A portion of the Tenacibaculum todarodis genome contains these proteins:
- a CDS encoding Lrp/AsnC ligand binding domain-containing protein: protein MKKKLKIDGIDKIIIKSLVKDARTPILSIAREVGISGAAIHQRLRKLEESDLIEGFKMVLNPKALGYTTTAFVGIFLDSSSIYSSAIKRLKEIPEVVESHYTTGNYAVFIKILCKNNEDLMHLLNKDIQNIKGVSRTETFISLDQQIDRQIKI, encoded by the coding sequence ATGAAGAAAAAACTAAAAATTGACGGAATAGACAAAATAATTATCAAAAGTTTGGTGAAAGATGCTCGTACACCAATTTTAAGTATTGCAAGAGAAGTTGGCATTTCTGGAGCAGCCATTCATCAAAGATTACGAAAATTAGAAGAGTCCGACTTAATTGAAGGTTTTAAAATGGTCTTAAACCCTAAAGCTTTAGGGTATACTACAACAGCTTTTGTTGGAATTTTTTTAGATTCATCTAGTATTTATTCTTCTGCCATAAAAAGACTTAAAGAAATACCAGAAGTTGTAGAAAGTCATTATACTACAGGAAATTATGCTGTTTTTATTAAAATACTATGTAAGAATAACGAAGATTTAATGCACTTACTTAATAAAGATATTCAAAATATAAAAGGAGTTTCTAGAACAGAAACTTTTATTTCTTTAGACCAACAAATTGATAGACAAATTAAAATTTAA
- the accB gene encoding acetyl-CoA carboxylase biotin carboxyl carrier protein has translation MDIKEIQNLIKFVAKSGASEVKLEMEDVKITIKTGSDTPETTIVHTAAPVAQMPIAASIPAAQPVAAAPIPAAVNDDSKYVTVKSPIIGTFYRKPSPDKPNFAEVGTEIKVGDTVCIIEAMKLFNEIESEVSGKIVKILVDDSSPVEFDQPLFLVDPS, from the coding sequence ATGGATATTAAAGAAATTCAAAATCTTATAAAATTTGTAGCTAAATCTGGTGCAAGTGAAGTAAAACTTGAAATGGAAGATGTAAAAATTACCATTAAAACAGGTTCAGATACTCCTGAAACAACAATTGTGCACACTGCAGCTCCAGTTGCTCAAATGCCAATTGCAGCATCAATACCTGCTGCACAACCAGTTGCTGCCGCTCCAATTCCTGCTGCTGTAAATGATGATTCTAAATACGTTACGGTTAAATCTCCTATTATAGGAACTTTTTACCGTAAACCATCTCCAGACAAACCAAATTTTGCCGAAGTAGGTACAGAAATTAAAGTTGGAGACACAGTTTGTATCATTGAAGCAATGAAATTATTTAATGAGATTGAATCTGAAGTTTCTGGTAAAATTGTAAAGATTTTAGTAGATGATTCTTCTCCGGTTGAATTTGATCAACCATTATTTTTAGTAGATCCATCATAA
- a CDS encoding HupE/UreJ family protein codes for MNDFILYFKMGLYHVLDIRAYDHILFLIVLACVYIFRQWTKLIWLVTLFTIGHSITLALSAYGIINVRADLVEFLIPLTIFITGLMNIFTAKKASQGKENQNLFFALFFGLVHGLGFSNYFKMMIGRNEDKLFPLLEFALGVEVAQVIIVLIILLIGALFQGIFNVSRRDWILVASAVVAGFAAQMMINRVFW; via the coding sequence ATGAACGATTTTATCCTCTACTTTAAAATGGGCTTATATCACGTATTAGACATAAGAGCCTACGATCATATTCTATTTTTAATTGTACTTGCTTGTGTCTATATTTTTAGACAATGGACAAAACTTATTTGGTTAGTTACCTTATTTACAATTGGACACTCTATAACTCTAGCTTTATCTGCTTACGGAATTATAAATGTTCGTGCAGATTTGGTTGAATTTCTTATTCCGCTAACTATTTTTATTACCGGTTTAATGAATATTTTTACAGCCAAAAAAGCATCACAAGGAAAAGAAAACCAGAATTTATTTTTCGCTCTTTTCTTCGGATTAGTGCACGGACTTGGTTTTTCCAACTATTTTAAAATGATGATTGGAAGAAATGAGGATAAACTCTTTCCACTATTAGAATTTGCTTTAGGTGTAGAAGTTGCTCAGGTAATTATTGTATTAATAATCTTATTAATTGGCGCTTTATTTCAAGGAATATTTAATGTAAGTAGAAGAGATTGGATTTTGGTTGCATCTGCAGTTGTAGCCGGTTTTGCTGCCCAAATGATGATTAACAGGGTTTTTTGGTAA
- a CDS encoding Calx-beta domain-containing protein, whose protein sequence is MKYLNKILFAAIAAIAFTSCETDDFDPVVATSFDPEQVEISFSDTNKNVMALEAGGTANYEISLSKALPLEASVTFKITSSDGSIESNGAQEVSYSEVMFAAGETSKELVLTFADDAKEDAREVYTVAIENLTFTESQNSNFILLTNDVENQSRTVKVYDSLKTVVTTAGDATVTLSWRDAATDFDFGMFNSAGSSIDFGSAFNTTPETLTILEAEADDIFTFTIYVWEAGSNAIDYNLEFVSPTGSENFTDTLINASGFYDTIEDTLEISKTTNGSEVTYLIGKV, encoded by the coding sequence ATGAAATATTTAAATAAAATACTATTTGCAGCAATAGCAGCAATAGCTTTTACTTCTTGTGAAACAGATGATTTTGATCCTGTAGTAGCAACAAGTTTTGATCCAGAACAAGTAGAAATCTCTTTTTCTGATACTAATAAAAATGTTATGGCTTTGGAAGCAGGAGGTACTGCTAATTATGAAATTTCTTTGTCTAAAGCATTACCTTTAGAGGCAAGTGTTACTTTTAAAATAACTTCTTCAGATGGTTCTATAGAATCTAATGGAGCACAAGAAGTAAGTTATTCAGAAGTTATGTTTGCAGCAGGAGAAACAAGTAAAGAATTAGTTTTAACTTTTGCAGATGATGCTAAAGAAGATGCTAGAGAAGTATATACAGTTGCAATTGAGAATTTGACTTTTACAGAATCTCAAAACAGTAATTTTATATTACTTACTAATGATGTTGAGAATCAATCTAGAACTGTAAAAGTTTACGATTCATTAAAAACAGTAGTAACAACAGCAGGTGATGCTACGGTTACATTAAGTTGGAGAGATGCTGCAACAGATTTTGATTTCGGTATGTTTAATTCTGCTGGCTCAAGTATAGATTTTGGTTCTGCATTTAATACAACGCCAGAAACCTTAACTATTTTAGAAGCTGAAGCAGATGATATATTCACTTTTACAATTTATGTTTGGGAAGCGGGTAGCAATGCTATTGATTATAATTTAGAATTTGTTTCACCAACAGGATCAGAAAATTTTACTGATACGCTAATAAATGCTTCGGGGTTTTATGATACAATTGAAGATACTTTAGAAATTTCTAAAACAACTAATGGATCAGAAGTAACCTATTTAATAGGAAAAGTATAA
- the accC gene encoding acetyl-CoA carboxylase biotin carboxylase subunit has translation MFKKILIANRGEIALRVIRTCREMGIKTVAVYSKADAESLHVRFADEAVCIGPAPSSESYLKMANIIAAAEITNADAIHPGYGFLSENAKFSKLCAEHEIKFIGASPEMIDRMGDKANAKSTMIEAGVPCVPGSEGVIESFEDCEKTAIETGYPVMLKASAGGGGKGMRAVWKPEDLKDAWDSARQESKAAFGNDDMYMEKLIEEPRHIEIQIIGDSFGKACHLSERDCSVQRRHQKLTEETPSPFMTDKLRTAMGEAAVKAAEYIKYEGAGTVEFLVDKHRNFYFMEMNTRIQVEHPITEEVVDYDLIREQILVAAGVPISGKNYFPQMHAIECRINAEDPYNNFRPSPGKVTTFHAPGGHGVRMDTHVYAGYMIPPNYDSMIAKLIVKAQTREEAINKMKRALDEFIIEGIKTTIPFHRQLMDHPDYVAGNYTTKFMEDFEMKA, from the coding sequence ATGTTTAAAAAAATATTAATCGCCAATAGAGGTGAAATCGCTTTACGTGTCATAAGAACCTGTAGAGAGATGGGAATAAAAACTGTAGCTGTATATTCTAAAGCAGATGCAGAAAGTTTACACGTACGTTTTGCAGATGAAGCCGTTTGTATTGGTCCTGCACCAAGTAGTGAGTCATACTTAAAAATGGCAAATATTATTGCTGCAGCAGAAATTACAAATGCAGATGCAATACATCCTGGTTATGGCTTCTTATCTGAAAATGCTAAATTTTCTAAATTATGTGCCGAACATGAAATTAAATTTATTGGAGCTTCTCCAGAAATGATTGACAGAATGGGAGACAAAGCCAACGCAAAATCTACAATGATTGAAGCTGGTGTGCCTTGTGTTCCTGGAAGTGAAGGTGTTATTGAATCTTTTGAAGATTGTGAAAAAACAGCTATAGAAACTGGTTACCCTGTTATGCTTAAAGCATCTGCTGGTGGTGGTGGAAAAGGAATGCGTGCTGTTTGGAAACCTGAAGATTTAAAAGATGCTTGGGATTCTGCAAGACAAGAATCTAAAGCTGCATTTGGTAATGATGATATGTATATGGAAAAGCTTATTGAAGAGCCTCGCCATATAGAAATTCAAATTATTGGAGATTCTTTTGGAAAAGCATGTCATTTATCTGAAAGAGATTGCTCTGTACAACGTCGTCATCAAAAGTTAACGGAAGAAACTCCTTCTCCTTTTATGACAGACAAATTGCGTACTGCAATGGGTGAAGCTGCGGTAAAAGCTGCAGAATACATTAAATATGAAGGCGCTGGAACGGTAGAATTCTTAGTAGACAAACACCGTAACTTCTACTTCATGGAAATGAATACTCGTATCCAAGTAGAACACCCAATTACTGAAGAAGTAGTTGATTACGATTTAATTAGAGAGCAGATTTTAGTAGCTGCTGGCGTACCAATTTCTGGAAAAAATTATTTTCCACAAATGCACGCAATTGAATGTAGAATTAACGCAGAAGACCCATATAATAACTTTAGACCTTCACCAGGAAAAGTAACAACTTTTCATGCTCCTGGAGGCCATGGAGTAAGAATGGATACACACGTGTATGCAGGTTATATGATTCCTCCAAATTACGATTCTATGATCGCAAAATTAATTGTAAAAGCACAAACACGTGAAGAAGCAATTAATAAAATGAAGCGTGCTTTAGATGAGTTTATTATTGAAGGAATTAAAACAACAATTCCATTTCATAGACAATTAATGGATCATCCAGATTATGTAGCAGGAAACTACACTACAAAATTTATGGAAGATTTTGAAATGAAAGCATAA
- a CDS encoding beta-ketoacyl-ACP synthase III — translation MTKITAAITAVGKFLPEYKLTNKVLETLVDTNDEWITSRTGIKERRILKEEGKGTSFMAIKAAEDLLQKSGTNPEDIDLVIVATATPDMPVASTAVYTASKIGAINAFAYDLQAACSGFLYGMSTASSYIESGRYKKVLLIGADKMSSIIDYTDRATCIIFGDGAGAVLFEPNTEGFGLQDEYLRSDGYGRDFLKIEAGGSILPPSEETIANKQHFVHQEGRTVFKFAVSNMAEVAEKMLTRNNLTEEDIQWLVPHQANTRIIDATAKRVGVSPEKVMMNIHKYGNTTSATLPLLLNDYENQLKKGDNLIFAAFGGGFTWGANYLTWAYNS, via the coding sequence ATGACTAAAATAACTGCCGCAATTACCGCAGTAGGAAAATTTCTTCCTGAATATAAACTCACAAACAAAGTATTAGAAACTTTGGTTGACACTAATGATGAGTGGATTACCTCAAGAACGGGTATAAAAGAAAGGAGAATATTAAAAGAAGAAGGCAAAGGAACTTCTTTTATGGCTATAAAAGCTGCTGAAGATTTATTGCAAAAATCAGGAACAAATCCAGAAGATATAGACTTAGTAATAGTTGCCACTGCAACACCAGATATGCCTGTAGCTTCTACAGCTGTATATACAGCATCTAAAATTGGCGCAATAAATGCTTTTGCTTACGACTTACAAGCTGCTTGTTCAGGTTTTTTGTACGGAATGTCTACTGCATCTAGTTACATAGAATCTGGTAGATATAAAAAAGTTTTATTAATTGGAGCAGATAAAATGTCTTCAATAATAGACTACACAGATAGAGCAACCTGCATAATTTTTGGTGACGGAGCTGGCGCTGTACTTTTTGAACCCAATACAGAAGGTTTTGGATTACAAGACGAATATCTAAGAAGTGATGGTTACGGCCGAGATTTTCTAAAAATAGAAGCTGGTGGCTCAATACTTCCTCCATCAGAAGAAACAATTGCTAATAAACAACACTTTGTTCATCAAGAAGGAAGAACAGTTTTTAAATTTGCAGTTTCAAACATGGCTGAAGTTGCAGAAAAAATGCTGACCAGAAATAATTTAACCGAAGAAGACATTCAATGGTTAGTTCCGCATCAAGCAAATACAAGAATCATAGATGCTACAGCTAAAAGAGTTGGCGTAAGCCCAGAAAAAGTAATGATGAATATCCATAAATATGGAAACACAACATCAGCTACTTTACCATTATTATTAAACGATTACGAAAATCAACTAAAAAAAGGAGATAACTTAATTTTTGCCGCATTTGGTGGTGGTTTCACATGGGGAGCCAATTACCTAACTTGGGCATATAACTCATAA
- the rpmF gene encoding 50S ribosomal protein L32, which translates to MAHPKRKISKTRRDKRRTHYKAVMPQIATDPTTGEAHLYHRAHWHEGKLYYRGQIVLESAGAEA; encoded by the coding sequence ATGGCACATCCTAAAAGAAAAATATCTAAAACAAGAAGAGATAAAAGGAGAACTCATTATAAAGCAGTAATGCCTCAAATAGCAACTGACCCAACTACTGGTGAAGCTCACTTATACCACAGAGCACACTGGCACGAAGGAAAACTATATTATAGAGGACAAATTGTTTTAGAATCTGCAGGAGCAGAAGCTTAA
- a CDS encoding UDP-2,3-diacylglucosamine diphosphatase: MITINTSDNKKVYFASDQHLGAPTTEASFPREKKFVAWLDEVKEDAEAFFLLGDLFDFWFEYKTVVPKGFVRVLGKLAEIRDSGIPIYFFVGNHDLWMHDYFEKELNIPVFHEPKEFTINNKLFLIGHGDGLGPHDKGYKRMKKVFTFPLFKWLFKWLHPDLGVRLGQYMSVKNKMISGDEDAKFLGEENEWLVQYCKKKLTEKHYDYFVFGHRHLPLDIQLQENSKYVNLGDWIQYFTYGVVDKESLKLKTYK, encoded by the coding sequence ATGATTACTATAAATACTTCAGACAATAAAAAAGTCTATTTTGCATCTGATCAACATTTAGGAGCGCCAACTACAGAAGCTAGCTTTCCACGCGAAAAAAAATTCGTTGCTTGGTTAGATGAAGTAAAAGAAGATGCTGAAGCATTTTTTTTATTAGGCGATTTATTCGATTTCTGGTTCGAATATAAAACTGTAGTTCCAAAAGGCTTTGTTAGAGTTTTAGGTAAACTTGCAGAAATTCGCGATAGTGGAATCCCTATTTATTTCTTTGTTGGAAATCATGATCTATGGATGCATGATTATTTTGAAAAAGAATTGAACATTCCTGTTTTTCATGAACCAAAAGAATTTACCATTAACAATAAGTTATTCTTAATCGGGCATGGAGATGGTTTAGGACCGCATGATAAAGGTTATAAAAGAATGAAAAAAGTGTTTACTTTCCCTTTGTTTAAGTGGTTATTTAAATGGCTACATCCAGACTTAGGAGTTCGTTTAGGGCAATACATGTCTGTTAAAAATAAAATGATTTCTGGTGATGAAGATGCTAAATTTTTAGGCGAAGAAAATGAATGGTTAGTGCAATATTGCAAAAAGAAACTAACTGAAAAACATTATGATTATTTTGTTTTTGGTCATCGTCATTTGCCATTAGATATACAACTACAAGAAAACAGCAAGTATGTTAATTTAGGTGATTGGATACAGTATTTTACGTATGGAGTTGTTGACAAAGAAAGTTTAAAACTAAAAACATATAAATAA
- a CDS encoding S41 family peptidase yields the protein MNKNNLPIYLSIAVVFGILIGVFFNGGNSSSLAFGNSSKEKKIKRLIDYIQRDYVDTVNTDNLLDGAITEMMEKLDPHSVYIPKERLQAVTESMQGNFVGIGVQFRMIEDSIMVIRPIENGPSIKAGIKAGDRILMANKDTLFGKNLPSGKVPDYLKGKPNTQVKLQIYRRENDSTFNVMVNRGNVNIKSVDVAYMLNDSVGYIKLDRFARNTYKEFKTSLDNLLDDGMTDLVLDLRGNGGGFMDIANSIIDEFLEDDKLIVFTKNNKGFIDKSFATSKGDFEKGGLYVLIDENSASASEIVAGALQDNDKGTIIGRRSFGKGLVQEEMDLGDGSAVRLTTARYYTPTGRSIQKPYSKSQKNNNSIDYDGDVEQRYENGELFSKDSIKTIDSLQFKTPKGKIVFGGGGIIPDVFVPIDTTGYVHTNFFISLNRFAFKYVDDNRKELSKETVESFMLNFDKNGTVSDQYLSKLKDFNPSYKTKEQLKKYLKTIIASELYGEEGIYRANQEDDKMLQKVFELESQN from the coding sequence ATGAATAAAAATAATTTACCTATATATTTATCAATTGCCGTTGTATTCGGAATATTAATTGGTGTTTTTTTTAATGGCGGAAATTCTTCCAGTTTAGCATTTGGGAATTCTTCCAAAGAGAAGAAAATTAAACGATTAATAGATTATATTCAACGAGATTATGTTGATACTGTTAATACAGACAACCTTTTAGACGGAGCTATTACTGAAATGATGGAAAAATTAGATCCGCATTCTGTATACATTCCAAAAGAAAGACTACAAGCAGTTACCGAAAGTATGCAAGGTAATTTTGTGGGAATTGGTGTACAATTTAGAATGATTGAAGATTCTATTATGGTAATTAGACCTATTGAAAATGGGCCAAGTATAAAAGCAGGAATTAAAGCTGGTGACAGAATTTTAATGGCAAATAAAGATACTTTATTTGGCAAAAACTTACCGAGTGGAAAAGTTCCAGATTACTTAAAAGGAAAACCAAACACACAAGTAAAACTTCAAATTTATAGAAGAGAGAATGATTCAACTTTTAACGTTATGGTTAATCGTGGCAACGTAAACATTAAAAGCGTAGATGTAGCATATATGTTAAATGACTCTGTTGGATATATAAAATTAGACAGATTTGCTCGTAATACATACAAAGAGTTTAAAACTTCTTTAGATAATTTATTAGACGATGGAATGACCGACTTAGTTCTCGATTTACGTGGAAACGGTGGTGGATTTATGGACATCGCAAATAGTATTATTGATGAATTTTTAGAAGACGATAAACTAATTGTCTTCACAAAAAACAATAAGGGTTTTATTGATAAATCATTTGCAACCTCTAAAGGCGATTTTGAAAAAGGTGGTTTATATGTTTTAATTGATGAAAACTCAGCTTCTGCTTCAGAGATTGTAGCTGGAGCATTGCAAGACAATGATAAAGGAACCATTATAGGGCGCCGTTCTTTTGGAAAAGGATTAGTACAGGAAGAAATGGATTTAGGAGACGGATCTGCCGTTAGATTAACTACGGCACGTTATTATACTCCAACAGGAAGATCTATCCAGAAACCCTACAGTAAATCTCAAAAAAACAACAATTCAATTGATTATGATGGTGATGTAGAACAACGTTATGAAAATGGAGAGTTATTTAGCAAAGACAGCATTAAAACCATTGATAGTTTACAATTTAAAACACCAAAAGGGAAAATAGTTTTTGGTGGCGGAGGAATTATTCCTGATGTATTTGTACCAATTGATACAACTGGTTATGTACATACAAACTTCTTTATTTCTTTAAATAGGTTTGCTTTTAAGTATGTAGATGATAATAGAAAAGAATTATCTAAGGAAACAGTTGAAAGTTTTATGTTGAATTTTGATAAAAACGGAACAGTTTCGGATCAATACTTATCAAAATTAAAAGATTTTAATCCATCTTATAAAACAAAAGAACAGTTAAAAAAATACTTAAAAACCATAATTGCTTCTGAATTATATGGTGAAGAAGGAATATATAGAGCTAACCAAGAAGACGACAAAATGCTTCAAAAAGTTTTTGAGTTGGAAAGCCAAAATTAA
- a CDS encoding YceD family protein, which produces MKDLKQFNIPFVGLKEGSHSFDYQIDKKFFDAFKFDDFLDANVQVDINFVKKSTLLELTFTANGTVNVPCDISNETFNQEIKSTLPLVVKFGEEFNDENEELLILPHGAYEFSVAQYIYEMIVLAVPSKRIHPNVLDGTMQSEALKKLKKLEVFKEEKTEETDPRWDKLKNLLTEKNT; this is translated from the coding sequence ATGAAAGACTTAAAACAATTCAACATACCGTTTGTAGGATTAAAAGAAGGAAGCCATTCGTTTGATTATCAAATTGATAAAAAGTTCTTTGACGCATTTAAGTTTGACGATTTTCTTGACGCAAACGTTCAAGTAGATATCAATTTTGTAAAGAAAAGTACACTTTTAGAGCTTACCTTTACAGCAAACGGAACCGTAAATGTTCCTTGTGATATCTCAAATGAAACTTTTAATCAAGAAATAAAATCAACTTTACCATTGGTTGTAAAGTTTGGAGAAGAATTCAATGATGAAAATGAGGAGTTATTAATATTACCTCATGGAGCTTATGAATTTAGTGTTGCACAATATATCTATGAAATGATTGTATTAGCAGTACCAAGCAAAAGAATACACCCAAATGTATTAGACGGCACAATGCAGTCTGAAGCATTAAAAAAGTTAAAAAAACTAGAAGTTTTCAAAGAAGAAAAAACAGAAGAAACAGACCCAAGGTGGGATAAATTAAAGAATTTACTAACAGAAAAAAACACATAA
- the pdxA gene encoding 4-hydroxythreonine-4-phosphate dehydrogenase PdxA → MDKSDKIIVGISLGDSNGIGIEVVLKTFNDRRMLDFCTPVLFGTTKIVSYYKKLLKLENNIHGIHSLDKISHGKINLLNITKDEVPVNLGTATEQSGNFALQSLSTATNALKNNSIDLLVTAPINKENIQSDEFSFPGHTEYLEENLEGKSLMILMTEELRIGLITGHIPISLVAETISEELIKEKVEIMYTSLVQDFGISKPKIAVLGLNPHCGDKGVIGTEDDTIIKPTIDKIKESGKLVFGPYASDGFFGSKTYTQFDGVLAMYHDQGLAPFKALSFGNGVNFTAGLNKVRTSPDHGTGFDIAGKNTANEASFKEALFTALKIYKNRNEHKNLTKNILKVK, encoded by the coding sequence ATGGATAAATCAGATAAAATTATTGTTGGTATTTCTCTAGGTGATAGCAACGGAATTGGAATTGAAGTGGTTTTAAAAACTTTTAACGACAGACGTATGTTAGACTTTTGTACGCCTGTTTTATTTGGAACTACTAAGATTGTCTCTTATTATAAGAAATTACTAAAGCTAGAAAACAATATACACGGAATACATTCTTTAGATAAGATTTCTCACGGAAAAATAAACCTATTAAATATTACTAAAGATGAAGTTCCTGTTAATTTAGGAACTGCAACGGAACAATCAGGTAACTTTGCACTTCAATCATTATCTACAGCAACAAATGCATTAAAAAATAACTCTATTGATTTATTGGTAACTGCTCCAATTAATAAAGAAAATATTCAGTCGGATGAATTCTCTTTTCCAGGTCATACAGAATATCTTGAAGAAAATTTAGAAGGAAAAAGCTTAATGATATTAATGACTGAAGAACTGCGAATTGGTTTAATTACTGGTCATATTCCAATCTCTTTAGTTGCAGAAACAATTTCAGAAGAACTAATTAAGGAAAAAGTAGAAATCATGTACACATCTCTTGTACAAGATTTTGGAATAAGTAAACCAAAAATTGCTGTTTTAGGATTAAATCCACATTGTGGAGACAAAGGTGTAATTGGTACAGAAGACGATACTATTATTAAGCCAACTATTGATAAAATTAAAGAATCTGGAAAACTTGTTTTTGGGCCTTATGCCTCAGATGGTTTTTTTGGATCTAAAACTTACACGCAGTTTGACGGTGTTTTAGCAATGTACCATGACCAAGGCTTAGCCCCATTTAAAGCATTATCATTTGGCAACGGCGTTAATTTTACAGCCGGACTAAATAAAGTAAGAACATCTCCAGACCATGGAACTGGTTTTGATATTGCAGGAAAAAACACAGCAAACGAAGCATCTTTTAAAGAAGCATTGTTTACCGCATTAAAAATTTACAAGAATAGAAACGAGCACAAAAATCTAACTAAAAACATATTGAAAGTCAAATAG
- a CDS encoding deoxycytidylate deaminase, whose amino-acid sequence MSKKKLKYDKAYLRMAHEWGKLSHCERKKVGAIIVKDRMIISDGFNGTPTGFENPCEDEENYTKWYVLHAEANAILKVAGSTQSCKDATLYITLSPCKECSKLIHQSGIKRVVYAQKYKDTSGIDFLEKAGVELMHLTNE is encoded by the coding sequence ATGAGTAAAAAGAAATTGAAATACGATAAAGCCTACTTAAGGATGGCGCATGAATGGGGGAAACTTTCTCACTGCGAACGCAAAAAAGTAGGTGCAATTATTGTAAAGGATAGAATGATAATTTCTGATGGATTTAATGGTACTCCAACCGGTTTCGAAAATCCATGTGAAGATGAAGAAAACTATACTAAATGGTATGTTTTACATGCAGAAGCTAACGCAATTTTAAAAGTTGCTGGCTCAACACAATCGTGCAAAGACGCCACTTTATATATAACATTATCTCCTTGTAAAGAGTGTAGCAAACTCATCCATCAATCAGGAATTAAAAGAGTTGTTTATGCTCAAAAATACAAAGACACATCTGGAATAGATTTCTTAGAAAAAGCAGGCGTTGAACTTATGCACCTAACTAATGAATAA